The Desmodus rotundus isolate HL8 chromosome 13, HLdesRot8A.1, whole genome shotgun sequence sequence CTCTTGCTTATTAAATGAACACCTACATTTCATATTATTCACAAGTACTTAAAAGAAATTAGATACTTTATCCACCTGGAATATACAGTCTGAACTGCCTTGTAAGACAGCAACATAAACAGAGACCATGAAAAAACAACCAAATGCCTATTCTGGGTAATACTACTGAGACAATTAAACACAGTACACCGTACGCATCAACATCTACCGATCCAACTAAGCTATTTAACTATACTTCCAACAAAAAGTTTCAACAAACAACTTTGTAGAGCATATATCCACAGTCTTTAGAAATCAAATCTGTTGCTCCTCCAGGGGTGCCTCAAGAGCTTCCATTAGCTTTTTGTTTGCCTCTTCATTATGTCGGCTCTGACAATGAGTTAAATGTTTCTTAAAGCCTCTTGGGAAATTTGACTCAAAATTACAACGTGGACATTTCAGTAGACTTTGCCCATGGGCTGCTACATGATTTTTAAGGAGAGATTCCAAGAGAAAAGCCTTCCCACAAATTGTGCATTTGTAAGGGCTATGGACATTATGCTTATTGACCAAATGATGCAAAACAGCGCCTTTCTTCATAGCACGGCAGCAACAGATTTTGCAGTAATACTTCCCCTTCCCACGCTTCATATATTTCGCAATCTCTTCTTCTGAGATAAAAGCCTCTTTTTCCTCAGTAAACTGGAGTACGTTTTTGGACTGCTCTGGACCAGTCATGTCCATTTTGTTCTCTTTACTGAAATCAATGGATTCCACATCAACCTGCTCTTGATCACTGCTTGATTCTTGGCCCTTACTATCTATGGCTTCCAAATCTGCTTTTATATACTCACTACTACTAAGCTCAGCATCAGAGTTCTCTTGGCTGTCTTTCTTGAGCTTCTTTGAGGCAGGAAATAAAGTGTCTTCTAATAGTTTCTTAGGTGTAGCGAGTAGTTCTTCCTGAACCAAAATATCACACTTTTGATCATCTATGGCATCTGTCTGTAGTTCATCACCTAGTTCAACTGCCTTTTGAGATTCTGAGAACATAGCAGATTTGGCAAGTTCAGGGAAAAGGGAATGTTTCCGTGGCTCTGGAAAAAGAGCACGTTTTCGTGGTTCAGGAGAAGCAGGAGGGGCTGATTTGATAGGCTCAGAAAAGAGGGTGGGCTTTCTAGGCTCGGTATCAATGGAGAGAACAGGCTTCCAGATATCAGAGGCCGCTTTAGGGGACTCGGGTGGCCCAGAAGGTTTCCGGGTCTCAGGGAAGACAGGTTTCTGAGGTTCAATAAAGAAGGATGATTTCCAGAGATCGGGGGAACTACCACGGGAACTTTTCTGGAACTCAGGAAAATCAAGTGAAGCAGGAGGAGTCTTCCGCTGATCAGGAGAAAGCTTCCAAAGCTCTGGAGACCCTGAGGGTTTTCTGAGTTCTGGAGATCCCGCTGGACTACAAATGTCTGGGGACAATGGTGGACCTGGCTTGCGAAGCTCAGGAGACAAGGGAGGTCCTGCTTTACGGAGCTCAGGGGACACTGGGGGGACTGCCTTCCAATGTTCAGGTGACAAGGTAGTTGTCGTCTTTCGAAGTTCTGGTGGACCTGACTTCCATGACTCAGGAGATGCGGGAGGAGTTTTCCAGGATCCAGGTGAGACTGATGAAGACTTCCAGGATGAAGGGGACACAGATGGAGTTGGTTTCCAAGGTCCAGGTGATATGGAAGGAATTGGTTTCCAAGGTCCAGGAGACACAGAAGGAGCAGGTTTAGCTGGCTTCCAGGGTCCCGATGCTGAAGGACTAGATTTCCAAGACCTGGGGGATCCAGGTGGCCCTGGCTTCCAAGAACCTGGCGACACAGCTGGGGCTGGTCTCCTAGGCTCTGGAGAGACAGCAGGGAATGGCTTCCAAGGTTCAGGAGACTCTGACGGGGATGGCTTCCTTGGCTCTGGGGAGATTGTCCGGGCCGGCTTCCGAGACTCCGGAGATGCAGTTGGGGATGGCCCCCAAGGTTCAGGGGAAGCAGCTAGAACTGGTGACTCTGGAGAGGAGGCTGAAGGTGGCCCCAATGTTTCTGGGAAATGGGAGTGTTTCTGAGGTTTGGGATTAATAAGAGTAGTCTTTACTGGCTCAGGAGACACAGGAGCAAGTTTCTGTGATTCTGGAGAAGGAACTGAGGCTGGTTTCTGAGATTCAGAAACAGTAGGGACTGGTTTGGGAAGTTCAGGAGAAGAAACAGGGGTAGTTTTTAGTGGctcaggagaaggaagaggaggtgtCTGTGGCTCAGGAGAGACAACAGGGCcaggcctctgaggctccaggGAAGTAAGAGTAGGTTTGGGTGACTCTGGAGACAAAGCTGGACCAAGTTTCTGTGTTTCAGTGGAAAGGGCAGGCGTGGGTTTCTGGGGTTCTGCTGAACTAGAGGGCATTTTCTGGTGTTCAGGAAGAGGAGGGCTCTTCACAGAGTCCGCCTCGTTGTTTGACTGAGTCTTTGGTTTCTCATCCCATTTCTCTGGGGTTGCATGTTTGGATGTGATGTGATAGTACACATTAGAGTACATCTTGCTGGTGAAGAAGCATTTATGGCAATGAAACAGCTTCGCACTTTTCTGGTAAAATATCATTTTACCTAATCCTCCAGCATCCATTTCATCACAAAATTCTGGATGGATGGTGCCCATGTGGATCTGCACATTTTCATAGTCCGTGCCTCTGAAACTGCAGTGGTCACACTCCAACCGTACTGGCGGTTTACGAAGTTCCTGAA is a genomic window containing:
- the CHAMP1 gene encoding chromosome alignment-maintaining phosphoprotein 1; translated protein: MEVFQELRKPPVRLECDHCSFRGTDYENVQIHMGTIHPEFCDEMDAGGLGKMIFYQKSAKLFHCHKCFFTSKMYSNVYYHITSKHATPEKWDEKPKTQSNNEADSVKSPPLPEHQKMPSSSAEPQKPTPALSTETQKLGPALSPESPKPTLTSLEPQRPGPVVSPEPQTPPLPSPEPLKTTPVSSPELPKPVPTVSESQKPASVPSPESQKLAPVSPEPVKTTLINPKPQKHSHFPETLGPPSASSPESPVLAASPEPWGPSPTASPESRKPARTISPEPRKPSPSESPEPWKPFPAVSPEPRRPAPAVSPGSWKPGPPGSPRSWKSSPSASGPWKPAKPAPSVSPGPWKPIPSISPGPWKPTPSVSPSSWKSSSVSPGSWKTPPASPESWKSGPPELRKTTTTLSPEHWKAVPPVSPELRKAGPPLSPELRKPGPPLSPDICSPAGSPELRKPSGSPELWKLSPDQRKTPPASLDFPEFQKSSRGSSPDLWKSSFFIEPQKPVFPETRKPSGPPESPKAASDIWKPVLSIDTEPRKPTLFSEPIKSAPPASPEPRKRALFPEPRKHSLFPELAKSAMFSESQKAVELGDELQTDAIDDQKCDILVQEELLATPKKLLEDTLFPASKKLKKDSQENSDAELSSSEYIKADLEAIDSKGQESSSDQEQVDVESIDFSKENKMDMTGPEQSKNVLQFTEEKEAFISEEEIAKYMKRGKGKYYCKICCCRAMKKGAVLHHLVNKHNVHSPYKCTICGKAFLLESLLKNHVAAHGQSLLKCPRCNFESNFPRGFKKHLTHCQSRHNEEANKKLMEALEAPLEEQQI